In a genomic window of Candidatus Binatia bacterium:
- a CDS encoding glycosyltransferase, whose amino-acid sequence MTEVPKRAFDSLRVALVHDWLTGMRGGEKCLEVLCERFPGADLFTLVHRPGSVSPVIERRRVVESWIARLPLGRSRYRWFVPLYPRAVESFDLSGYDLVISLSHCAAKGAVPRPGALHVCYCFTPVRYFWDLYAEYFGPDRAGPLTRAAAALVAPRFREWDRASSDRVHLFVADSNHVRDRIVAHYGRPAAVVYPPVDTAFFTPAPAAGAPDAGAPPAEAPLLIVSALVPYKGVERTIRVANRMRIPLRIVGTGPEEARLRRLAGPTVRFDGWLSAEALREAYRSCRALVQAHEEDFGIAPLEAMACGRPAVALARGGASEVVAEGTGILYDGDDDAALEAAIRSLDRRRFDPIRLRRHAEAFDRERYRERMDSLLRQAWDAFEAAGSDRRAPERMLTACAPESVML is encoded by the coding sequence GTGACGGAAGTCCCGAAGCGCGCGTTCGACTCCCTTCGCGTCGCCCTCGTCCACGACTGGCTGACCGGGATGCGCGGGGGCGAGAAGTGCCTCGAGGTCCTCTGCGAGCGATTCCCCGGCGCCGACCTCTTCACGCTCGTGCACCGGCCCGGCAGCGTATCGCCCGTGATCGAGCGGCGCCGCGTCGTCGAATCGTGGATCGCGCGGCTCCCGCTGGGGCGCTCCCGTTACCGCTGGTTCGTGCCGCTCTATCCCCGCGCCGTCGAATCGTTCGATCTCTCGGGATACGATCTCGTGATCTCCCTGAGCCACTGCGCGGCGAAAGGGGCGGTCCCGCGGCCGGGCGCGCTCCACGTCTGCTACTGCTTCACGCCGGTCCGCTACTTCTGGGACCTCTACGCGGAGTACTTCGGCCCCGACCGCGCGGGCCCCCTGACGCGCGCCGCGGCCGCGCTGGTCGCCCCGCGGTTCCGCGAGTGGGACCGTGCGAGCTCGGATCGCGTGCATCTCTTCGTCGCCGACTCGAACCACGTGCGCGACCGGATCGTCGCTCACTACGGCCGTCCGGCGGCGGTCGTGTACCCGCCCGTGGACACGGCCTTCTTCACGCCCGCGCCCGCCGCTGGGGCGCCCGACGCCGGCGCGCCGCCGGCCGAGGCGCCGCTCCTCATCGTCTCGGCACTCGTCCCCTACAAGGGCGTGGAGCGGACGATCCGCGTCGCGAACCGGATGCGGATTCCGCTGAGGATCGTGGGCACGGGTCCGGAGGAGGCGCGGCTCCGGCGTCTGGCCGGCCCGACGGTGCGCTTCGACGGCTGGCTGAGCGCCGAGGCGCTGCGAGAGGCGTACCGCTCCTGCCGCGCGCTGGTGCAGGCTCACGAGGAGGACTTCGGCATCGCGCCGCTCGAGGCGATGGCGTGCGGCCGTCCGGCCGTGGCGCTCGCGCGCGGGGGTGCCTCGGAGGTGGTCGCCGAGGGCACGGGGATCCTCTACGACGGGGACGACGACGCGGCGCTCGAGGCCGCGATCCGGTCGCTCGACCGTCGTAGGTTCGACCCGATCCGCCTGCGTCGTCACGCCGAGGCGTTCGACCGGGAGCGCTATCGCGAGCGGATGGATTCGCTCCTGCGTCAGGCGTGGGACGCCTTCGAGGCGGCGGGGAGCGATCGCCGGGCCCCGGAACGGATGCTGACGGCTTGCGCGCCGGAGTCTGTTATGCTATAA
- the gltX gene encoding glutamate--tRNA ligase, with protein MTAPVRVRFAPSPTGYLHVGGARTALFNFLFARRHGGVFILRIEDTDRERSTKEAVDAIFEGMRWLGLTWDEGPDKGGDYGPYFQSQRLALYAAAAEKLLVEEKAYRCFCDPEALKARREAALARGEPPKYDRTCHRLTREESAARAAKGEPHALRFFMPEGMTAWDDSVRGTVTFQNATLDDLVILRTDKHPTYNFAAVVDDSAMRISHVLRGDDHISNTPRQIQIYKALGLEPPVFGHVPMILGPDGTRLSKRHGATSVTEYRDAGFLPEAMVNFLALLGWAYDGEREIFTLEELTQVFSLERISKNPAIFNHEKLEWMNGEYFRALSLGTRADLVAGHLRATGGLPEAALRDRPQLERAVAAVGERMRRPADFLTYAAFAFVDELVPEPAAWADLVAKTGAGERLKKLAEVLAQVQPFEHDPIEQAVRGLAADLGVKAGEVIMPARIALTGKKVTPGIFDVILLLGRDRSVARLRRAAERLESPAPA; from the coding sequence ATGACCGCGCCGGTTCGCGTGCGCTTCGCGCCGAGTCCGACGGGATACCTCCACGTCGGCGGCGCGCGCACCGCGCTGTTCAACTTCCTCTTCGCGCGCCGCCATGGCGGCGTCTTCATCCTCCGGATCGAGGACACCGACCGGGAGCGCTCCACGAAGGAGGCGGTGGACGCCATCTTCGAGGGGATGCGCTGGTTGGGCCTCACCTGGGACGAGGGGCCGGACAAGGGAGGGGATTACGGACCCTACTTCCAGAGCCAGCGCCTCGCACTGTACGCCGCCGCGGCGGAGAAGCTCCTGGTCGAGGAGAAGGCCTACCGCTGCTTCTGCGATCCCGAGGCGCTCAAGGCGCGCCGCGAGGCGGCGCTCGCGCGCGGCGAGCCCCCCAAGTACGACCGCACCTGCCACCGGCTGACACGCGAGGAGTCGGCGGCGCGCGCCGCGAAGGGGGAGCCGCACGCGCTCCGCTTCTTCATGCCCGAGGGGATGACGGCCTGGGACGATTCGGTGCGCGGCACGGTGACCTTCCAGAACGCGACGCTGGACGACCTGGTGATCCTGCGCACCGACAAGCACCCGACCTACAACTTCGCGGCCGTCGTGGACGATTCGGCGATGCGGATCTCGCACGTGCTCCGCGGGGACGACCACATCTCGAACACGCCGCGGCAGATCCAGATCTACAAGGCGCTCGGCCTGGAGCCGCCGGTATTCGGGCACGTCCCGATGATCCTGGGACCCGACGGCACGCGGTTGTCCAAGCGGCACGGCGCGACGTCGGTCACCGAGTACCGCGACGCGGGGTTCCTCCCGGAGGCGATGGTCAACTTCCTGGCCCTCCTGGGGTGGGCCTACGACGGCGAGCGCGAGATCTTCACGCTCGAGGAGCTGACCCAGGTCTTCTCGCTGGAGCGGATCTCCAAGAACCCCGCCATCTTCAACCACGAGAAGCTGGAGTGGATGAACGGCGAGTACTTCCGCGCGCTGTCCCTCGGCACGCGCGCCGACCTCGTCGCCGGGCACCTTCGCGCAACGGGCGGGCTGCCGGAGGCGGCGCTCCGGGATCGCCCGCAGCTGGAGCGCGCGGTCGCGGCGGTCGGCGAGCGGATGCGGCGCCCCGCCGACTTCCTGACGTACGCGGCGTTCGCGTTCGTCGACGAGCTGGTGCCGGAGCCGGCGGCCTGGGCCGATCTGGTCGCCAAGACGGGAGCGGGGGAGCGGCTGAAGAAGCTGGCCGAAGTCCTCGCGCAGGTGCAGCCGTTCGAGCACGATCCGATCGAGCAGGCGGTGCGCGGACTCGCGGCCGATCTGGGGGTGAAGGCGGGCGAGGTGATCATGCCCGCGCGAATCGCGCTCACGGGGAAGAAGGTGACGCCGGGGATCTTCGACGTGATCCTCCTCCTCGGAAGGGACCGCTCGGTGGCACGGCTTCGCAGGGCCGCGGAGCGTCTCGAGTCGCCCGCTCCGGCGTGA
- a CDS encoding C25 family cysteine peptidase — translation MTAVSISSFTNRLTFLRLLLLILAGLFVAGGAEGALPPRATRLFGQPGKAAPFAPTLLPSTSGSPVDCVIVAPDSLADIFQRLADYQTRIGRPTVVRGISTIRAADPRSNDLPQAIRSFLRSARDLWGIRWAILAGDHDTVPLRMVRVTFATVEDIPTDAYYADLDGTWDANGNGIYGETADGLDMQPDIAVGRLSAASRADATALVDKALRYAGAPLTPMLAKQLVLAEVLVPQNWTPGGPIQLDGAAEGEALRAGAPGCAAVDRYYENDTAYPGAAHLNRANALAALSRGYNVVYEISHGARSQLSVGSELLTLGDLAGITNGDSAALWIATNCSSAGVDYDCVAERLTRRPDGGAFAYVGATRDAWPAPAASFTEDLAARLFHDPVPASGTTLGEAVEDARSALLPAAQTETPDRWTYFESILIGVPSLPIWRCPPSSFAVTRPASVPLSGRSIAVTVTAGGSPAESALVVAWKAGEDYVTALTNGAGQATLPFHPSATGKFSIAVTKEGVRPYLDSLNVAADAPAHFAALGVAPSDAVVGDGNGLIEAGESFRVAGVVKNTGGAASSGPVTLEIKAASGPAVVDRGIAVVGAIAAGAQVTIPDSLIAHALAVPNAPGIARLRFIARDAARADTADVDVEVAAASLLFTKVVRTDTNGNGVLEAGENGTFTWTVGNDGDGRARNPAILAVNPGAGITFVTASGSVPSIAPGGTATSTSIVIHAASAPPQHLFDLRITDAYGHVWTLPVEGAAPPAPAGLRAPASGVSGVTLSWDAVAAPDLLGYVVLRSGPDTTAVPVEASPLPVRRTSAFESAGLAPLTAYWFAVSAVDSSGNRSPRTPWILVSTTPGSVSGWPAPLAAATSASVCLADLDGDGRPEVIAGADQLYAFHADGSELRDGDANPVSLGVFSTLLHNIASTPAAADVNLDGAPEIIAASWDDSLVAVFRANGTLLPGWPKKGAAPFWSSPAVGDLDGDGAPDIVVGSNASRLYAWHADGTELRDGDANPATDGVYFLPVGTVISSPAIADLDVDGRREVVFGTSGGRVYALRDGAPLTGWPFTANGLMSSSPAIGDVLPGGGLEIAMACSNDSLYLLTAAGRRAPGWPRPLELTPGNGRVPSPVLAPLRRHLGDPSLDVIVCGTDGRVRAYDGAGAVLPGWSAVQLGAGSEASPAVADLNGDGALEVLIGAEDRRLYAFHFDGTPVSGFPIEIGAEVRSTPAVWDLDGDGACEIALTGWDGAVHVWRYPGTFASVGMAWPMFHHDNWHTGVASFPILTSADPQPVPQPSPSPEARASLGQNRPNPFNPVTVIGFRVPGPAAADVTLRVYAADGRLVRTLVSRRFDPGYHEARWDGAGDSGAPLASGVYFYRAEIGGSTFTRKMALLR, via the coding sequence ATGACAGCGGTTTCCATTTCTTCCTTCACGAATCGCCTCACCTTCCTCCGGCTCCTCCTCCTGATTCTGGCGGGCCTTTTCGTCGCCGGTGGCGCGGAGGGGGCCCTGCCGCCCCGGGCGACGCGGCTCTTCGGCCAGCCTGGAAAGGCGGCGCCCTTTGCGCCGACGCTCCTTCCGTCCACGTCCGGCTCTCCGGTCGACTGCGTGATCGTCGCCCCCGATTCGCTGGCCGATATCTTCCAGCGGCTGGCCGACTACCAGACCCGCATCGGCAGGCCGACCGTGGTCCGGGGGATCTCCACGATCCGCGCGGCTGACCCGCGCTCGAACGACCTGCCGCAGGCGATCCGCTCCTTCCTGCGATCGGCGCGCGACCTCTGGGGGATCCGGTGGGCGATCCTGGCGGGGGACCACGATACCGTGCCGCTGCGGATGGTCCGCGTGACCTTCGCGACGGTCGAGGACATCCCCACCGATGCCTACTACGCCGACCTCGACGGCACCTGGGACGCGAACGGAAACGGGATCTACGGCGAGACCGCCGACGGCCTCGACATGCAGCCCGACATCGCCGTCGGAAGACTCTCGGCGGCGAGCCGGGCGGACGCGACCGCCCTCGTGGACAAAGCGCTTCGCTATGCCGGCGCGCCCCTCACGCCGATGCTCGCGAAACAGCTCGTGCTGGCCGAGGTGCTCGTGCCCCAGAACTGGACGCCCGGGGGTCCCATCCAGCTGGACGGAGCCGCGGAGGGGGAGGCGCTGCGGGCCGGCGCGCCCGGCTGCGCCGCCGTGGACCGCTACTACGAGAACGACACGGCCTATCCCGGGGCCGCCCACCTGAACCGGGCCAATGCGCTCGCGGCCCTCTCGCGCGGCTACAACGTCGTGTACGAGATCAGTCACGGAGCGCGTTCCCAGCTCTCCGTCGGCTCGGAGCTCCTCACGCTCGGGGACCTGGCGGGGATCACGAACGGCGATTCGGCGGCGCTCTGGATCGCGACGAACTGCTCTTCGGCCGGGGTGGACTACGACTGCGTGGCGGAGCGGCTCACGCGGCGGCCGGACGGGGGAGCGTTCGCCTACGTCGGCGCCACCCGCGACGCCTGGCCGGCCCCGGCGGCGTCGTTCACGGAGGACCTCGCGGCGCGCCTCTTCCACGATCCCGTTCCCGCGTCCGGCACGACGCTCGGCGAGGCGGTGGAGGACGCGCGCTCGGCGCTCCTGCCCGCCGCCCAGACCGAGACGCCCGATCGTTGGACCTACTTCGAGAGCATCCTGATCGGCGTGCCGAGCCTTCCGATCTGGCGCTGCCCTCCCTCCTCGTTCGCGGTGACCCGGCCCGCCTCGGTGCCGCTCTCCGGCAGGAGCATCGCCGTGACGGTGACGGCGGGGGGATCTCCGGCCGAGTCGGCGCTCGTCGTGGCGTGGAAAGCGGGGGAGGACTACGTCACGGCGCTTACGAACGGCGCCGGGCAGGCGACGCTTCCGTTCCATCCCTCGGCCACCGGGAAGTTCTCGATCGCGGTCACGAAGGAGGGGGTGCGCCCCTATCTCGACTCGCTGAACGTGGCGGCCGACGCGCCCGCGCACTTCGCGGCGCTCGGGGTCGCGCCCTCCGATGCCGTGGTCGGCGACGGCAACGGGCTCATCGAGGCGGGTGAATCGTTCCGCGTGGCGGGAGTCGTGAAGAACACGGGCGGCGCCGCGAGCAGCGGCCCGGTCACGCTGGAGATCAAGGCGGCGAGCGGGCCGGCGGTCGTCGACCGGGGCATCGCGGTGGTGGGCGCGATCGCAGCGGGGGCGCAGGTCACGATCCCCGATTCGCTGATCGCGCACGCCCTGGCCGTGCCCAACGCGCCCGGGATCGCGCGCCTACGCTTCATCGCGCGCGACGCCGCCCGGGCGGACACCGCCGACGTGGACGTGGAGGTGGCCGCCGCGTCGCTTCTCTTCACGAAGGTCGTGAGGACCGACACCAACGGAAACGGGGTGCTCGAGGCGGGCGAGAACGGCACCTTCACCTGGACGGTCGGAAACGACGGCGACGGCCGCGCGCGCAATCCGGCGATCCTCGCCGTCAATCCCGGTGCGGGAATCACGTTCGTCACCGCAAGCGGCAGCGTGCCGTCCATCGCGCCGGGAGGCACGGCGACGAGCACGTCGATCGTCATCCACGCCGCGAGCGCGCCGCCACAGCACCTCTTCGATCTCCGGATCACCGACGCCTACGGCCACGTGTGGACCCTTCCCGTGGAGGGAGCGGCGCCGCCGGCACCGGCGGGGCTGCGCGCGCCCGCCTCGGGCGTTTCCGGCGTTACCCTCTCCTGGGACGCGGTGGCCGCGCCGGACCTGCTCGGCTACGTGGTGCTGCGCTCCGGACCGGACACCACCGCGGTCCCGGTCGAGGCGTCGCCGCTTCCGGTGCGGCGCACCTCCGCGTTCGAGAGCGCGGGGCTGGCGCCGCTCACCGCCTACTGGTTCGCGGTCTCCGCCGTGGACTCGAGCGGCAACCGGAGCCCGCGGACCCCGTGGATCCTCGTGAGCACGACGCCGGGCTCGGTTTCGGGCTGGCCCGCTCCCCTCGCCGCCGCGACCTCGGCCTCGGTATGCCTCGCCGACCTCGACGGCGACGGACGCCCGGAGGTGATCGCGGGCGCCGATCAGCTCTATGCGTTCCACGCCGACGGTTCCGAGTTGCGGGACGGCGACGCGAACCCGGTCTCCCTCGGCGTCTTCTCGACGCTCCTGCACAACATCGCCTCGACGCCCGCCGCGGCCGACGTGAACCTGGACGGGGCGCCGGAGATCATCGCCGCTTCCTGGGACGATTCCCTCGTCGCGGTCTTCCGCGCGAACGGAACCCTCCTTCCCGGCTGGCCGAAGAAGGGGGCGGCGCCGTTCTGGTCCTCGCCCGCCGTGGGCGACCTGGACGGAGACGGCGCGCCCGACATCGTGGTCGGCTCCAACGCCAGCCGGCTCTACGCGTGGCACGCCGATGGGACCGAGCTTCGCGACGGGGACGCCAATCCCGCCACGGACGGGGTCTACTTCCTCCCCGTGGGCACCGTGATCTCGTCGCCGGCGATCGCCGACCTCGACGTCGACGGCCGCCGGGAGGTGGTCTTCGGCACCTCGGGCGGCCGCGTCTACGCGCTGCGGGACGGGGCGCCTCTCACCGGCTGGCCCTTCACGGCGAACGGGCTCATGAGCAGCTCGCCCGCGATCGGGGACGTCCTTCCCGGCGGCGGGCTCGAGATCGCGATGGCCTGCTCCAACGACAGCCTCTATCTCCTGACCGCCGCGGGGCGGCGCGCGCCGGGATGGCCGCGGCCGCTGGAGCTTACGCCGGGGAACGGCCGCGTCCCCTCGCCGGTGCTGGCCCCGTTGCGCCGGCATCTCGGCGACCCCTCGCTGGACGTGATCGTCTGCGGCACGGACGGCCGGGTGCGCGCCTACGATGGCGCCGGGGCGGTCCTGCCGGGGTGGAGCGCGGTCCAGCTGGGCGCGGGCAGTGAGGCGTCGCCCGCCGTGGCCGACCTCAACGGCGACGGGGCGCTCGAGGTACTGATCGGAGCCGAGGACCGACGCCTCTACGCGTTCCACTTCGACGGGACGCCGGTGAGCGGGTTTCCGATCGAGATCGGAGCCGAGGTGCGCTCGACGCCGGCCGTATGGGACCTGGACGGCGATGGCGCCTGCGAGATCGCGCTCACCGGGTGGGACGGCGCCGTGCACGTCTGGCGCTACCCGGGAACCTTCGCTTCGGTGGGGATGGCCTGGCCGATGTTCCACCACGACAACTGGCATACCGGCGTCGCGTCCTTCCCGATCCTCACCTCGGCCGACCCGCAGCCCGTTCCTCAGCCGTCGCCCTCCCCGGAGGCACGCGCCTCCCTGGGGCAGAACCGCCCCAACCCCTTCAATCCGGTCACGGTGATCGGCTTCCGGGTGCCGGGGCCCGCCGCGGCGGACGTGACCCTCCGGGTCTACGCCGCGGACGGGCGGCTGGTGCGCACCCTGGTTTCGCGCCGCTTCGATCCCGGCTATCATGAGGCCCGCTGGGACGGAGCCGGGGATTCCGGCGCGCCGCTCGCTTCGGGCGTCTATTTCTATCGCGCGGAGATCGGCGGTTCGACCTTCACGCGGAAGATGGCGCTCCTGCGCTGA
- the tkt gene encoding transketolase, giving the protein MPAITVDLEEQCVNTIKFLSADAVEKAKSGHPGTPMGAADMAYVLWSRFLHFDPSDPHWVNRDRFVLSAGHASMLLYSLLHLYGFDLPMQEIERFRQWGSRTPGHPEAGHTPGVEATTGPLGQGFGNGVGMALAQKLLRARLPNLGALLDHRVFGIVSDGDLMEGVASEAASLAGYWGLGNLVYLYDDNHISIEGSTGLAFTEDVQKRFDAYGWWTRRIDGNDRREVERALADATAQAERPSLILARTIIAKGAPTKAGSEKAHGEPLGEGELRGAKEAAGWPTQPPFHVPDEVRASFAEQGAAKTKERAAWEARLAAARREHPDEAATWDRYWSRELPADLVDRLAAAASGAEPLATRAWSGKVIQAAAAAIPSLVGGSADLGPSTNTDIQGAPQVERENLDPSRPVSFAGRTLHFGVREHAMGTIVNGLAYYGAFIPYGATFLVFSDYMRPAIRIAALTGLRSIFLFTHDSVFLGEDGPTHQPIEQAPALRLMPNLHVWRPADGLETAMAWAGALTREGGPTALLLTRQKLAPLARPAGFDRGQVARGGYILAEAEGGKPNVVLVATGSEVPLAAGARSDLSARGIRARVVSIPCVERFEAEPESYRRSVLPDGVPTVVIEAARTEPWAAIVGKDALRIGLSRYGASAPADVIAKELGFTPDAVAARVARWLERT; this is encoded by the coding sequence GTTCCTCTCCGCGGACGCCGTGGAGAAGGCGAAATCGGGCCATCCCGGCACGCCGATGGGCGCGGCCGACATGGCCTACGTCCTCTGGTCGCGCTTCCTCCATTTCGATCCGTCCGATCCCCACTGGGTGAATCGCGACCGGTTCGTGCTCTCGGCGGGGCACGCTTCGATGCTCCTCTATTCGCTGCTCCACCTGTACGGCTTCGACCTCCCGATGCAGGAGATCGAGCGCTTCCGGCAGTGGGGGTCGCGCACCCCGGGGCACCCCGAGGCGGGGCACACGCCGGGCGTCGAGGCGACGACGGGCCCCCTGGGCCAGGGGTTCGGCAACGGCGTCGGCATGGCGCTCGCGCAGAAGCTCCTTCGCGCGCGTCTGCCGAACCTGGGCGCGCTTCTCGACCACCGGGTGTTCGGCATCGTGAGCGACGGCGACCTCATGGAGGGCGTCGCCAGCGAGGCGGCATCCCTCGCGGGATACTGGGGGCTGGGCAATCTGGTCTATCTCTACGACGACAATCACATCTCGATCGAGGGCTCGACCGGCCTCGCCTTCACCGAGGACGTGCAGAAGCGCTTCGACGCCTACGGCTGGTGGACGCGCCGCATCGACGGAAACGACCGGCGCGAGGTGGAGCGGGCCCTGGCCGATGCCACCGCGCAGGCGGAGCGCCCCTCCCTGATCCTCGCGCGGACCATCATCGCGAAGGGCGCGCCCACGAAAGCAGGGTCGGAGAAGGCGCACGGCGAGCCGCTCGGCGAGGGTGAGCTCCGCGGCGCGAAGGAGGCGGCCGGATGGCCGACCCAGCCTCCGTTCCACGTTCCCGACGAGGTGCGCGCCTCCTTCGCCGAGCAGGGCGCGGCGAAGACGAAGGAGCGCGCCGCCTGGGAGGCTCGTCTCGCCGCGGCGCGCCGGGAGCACCCCGACGAGGCCGCGACGTGGGATCGCTACTGGAGCCGCGAGCTCCCGGCCGATCTCGTGGATCGCCTCGCGGCCGCGGCTTCGGGCGCGGAGCCGCTCGCCACGCGCGCCTGGTCCGGCAAGGTGATCCAGGCCGCCGCGGCGGCGATCCCCTCGCTGGTGGGCGGGTCCGCCGATCTCGGCCCCTCGACCAACACCGACATCCAGGGAGCGCCCCAGGTCGAGCGCGAGAACCTCGATCCCTCGCGGCCGGTCTCCTTCGCCGGGCGCACGCTCCACTTCGGCGTGCGCGAGCATGCGATGGGAACGATCGTGAACGGCCTGGCCTACTACGGCGCGTTCATCCCCTACGGCGCGACGTTCCTGGTCTTCTCCGACTACATGCGCCCGGCGATCCGGATCGCCGCGCTCACCGGCCTTCGTTCCATCTTCCTCTTCACGCACGACAGCGTCTTCCTGGGGGAGGACGGCCCGACCCATCAGCCGATCGAGCAGGCCCCGGCGCTCCGCCTGATGCCCAACCTGCACGTCTGGCGCCCCGCCGACGGGCTGGAGACGGCGATGGCGTGGGCCGGCGCTCTCACGCGCGAGGGCGGGCCGACGGCGCTCCTGCTCACGCGGCAGAAGCTGGCGCCTCTTGCGCGCCCCGCGGGCTTCGATCGCGGGCAGGTCGCGCGCGGCGGCTACATCCTGGCCGAAGCGGAGGGAGGGAAGCCGAACGTGGTCCTGGTCGCGACCGGCTCGGAGGTCCCGCTGGCGGCGGGGGCGCGTAGCGACCTTTCGGCGCGCGGCATCCGCGCGCGCGTCGTCTCCATCCCCTGCGTCGAGCGCTTCGAGGCCGAGCCGGAGAGCTACCGCAGGTCGGTGCTTCCCGACGGAGTGCCGACGGTGGTGATCGAGGCCGCGCGCACCGAGCCATGGGCGGCGATCGTGGGGAAGGACGCGCTCCGGATCGGCCTCTCGCGCTACGGCGCCTCGGCGCCCGCCGACGTGATCGCGAAGGAGCTGGGATTCACCCCCGACGCGGTGGCGGCGCGGGTGGCGCGGTGGCTCGAGCGGACGTGA